ACAACTCATTCACTATTGATGCTGTCAAAGGGGAGGATGGATATTCTAGACCTAACGTACCCGTGATCTTGGAGTGGAAGCAACTTGCCAGTTATGGTAGTCGTGTTGATTTTCTGCATTGCTTTTGTGAGGCCAATGAGGTGGCTGGTAGTCTAGCAAAATCTTCCTTTAATTCTAGATCCTCAGGATTTTGTGATGACTCTATCCCTGACTTTATTCATCATCTATAGTGAACGGTCTATCGATTCTCTCATGAATAAAGTCCTTTTGTTGTAAAACAAATGAAGAAGGGAGTAGACACATTCGGACCGTTCGAACGTTCCTCGGGGTTTTGTGATGACTCTATCCCTGACTTTATTCATCATCTATAGTGAACGGCCTATCGATTCTCTCATGAATAAAGTCCTTTTGTTGTAAAACAAATGAAGAAGGGAGTAGACACATTCGGATTGTTTGAACGTGTCCGTGGATAAATTGGGAGCCAAATTTAAGGTGTACGGACACGTCCGTAAACAGATGAAGAATCAATTTGGGATTTATGATTGGAGATGCCTTAAAATCTAGCTTTGAAATTATATCTCAATTTGGAGATGCAACATGGAATTTGGGCGGATGATGCACTGTTAGCCTATCCTGGTCCCACTGTTAGCGAATTTGGGCGGAtggggaggatgaggaggaggaggaggaggaggaggagaatgatgatgatgatcccgATAAGAAGACATACGCCATCTACCTGAGCCATGTGGCAGAAACTCCCAAACACTCAATAGTATGTCCCATGTGCTTCCTTGAGAAGGGCAAGGCGAAGCAGATACGCAAATCATCTGTATGTCTTTATTTTTGTTCTCTTTTTGCTAACATTTGATATCAGCAGCATTATCTTGGCTTAACTATGGATGCAACTGCTTGCTCACAACTTTCAGGTCGAAGGCCACTGCATAAGTCTTCATAATACCTCTGGTATCAAGTGCGAGAAGATCGGCTGCATGGTCAGAGCCAGGTACAGGGGAGATATTGGCAAGCATAAGAAGTATTGTCACGATCTAAAAACCGGTAAGAAAAAAACATTTGTAGAATAGCTAAAATAACATTGTGGACCATTACAAAATTACATTGTGCTTGAATTCAGGATGGTGGAAGAAGCTCCCAAGACATGATGGAGTTTAGTGTGATGCACTCCAAGAAAACAAAGGTGGAGCCATGTGTTCTGaaagatatgactatatgaggAATTGTTTTTAGTGATTTACTGCTCATAATGTGTATATAAACAGGGTTGTGAAGTTCACTTTGTTCATGTTCAAAACGTGAGTTTGTTACATGGGCATAAACCTTTGCTGATTTGTCAGCATGTGAGTTTTAACCTCCTGCGTGAAAAGTTTTAGTGCAATTTTTAGCTGGACATTGTTCAAGCTTTGAGTGGCTAATTTGACTTGTTCTGGGCAGACGTTTTGTCTGCATGATGCTACAGTTCAAGCTCGTCTAAGATTTGCCAAAATTCCCATCATTTGAAATTCACTtaaggttttcattttaattcaaaTAGTAGTGTGTACTGATTTGTCCCAATGTTCAACTTGTAGCATCATATTTTACAAAGAACATTTAACTCAAATTCTGAGATCTGTAGTGTAAATTCTTAAGATGGAACTCGTTGAAAGATACTACTAGTTTTGCTAGGTTTACAATGCCAACTTATACCAGTGAGCAATCTGAAAAAGTACAGGTACATGATGAGTTTATGACTGTAAATAGGTAACTGTTCTCTTTGATTTACACTAGTTCTATGAGACTAAGTTATCATCCTGGAAAACCATTATGACATTTCTGTAGTATCAAAACCTGGGAATCGCACTGTCACCTAGCTTGTTATATCAAATATGACATTCTTGCAGCAAAACTCAGTGAAGTACCTCCACCCCTTCCATCCCTGTCATCCTCAGGCTTCCATGGTGATTGAGTGCGTGCTGGTCGATGACCTCCAAATTTGCATCACAAATCAAGCATTGATGTGGCAGTCTACATGCTCTCGCTGATTTCAAGTGCAATATCTTCTTTGGTACTTCGTCATTTTTCTGAGAGAACACCTTAGAGAAGAAAAACTCGGATGTAGCACAATGCTCCCAAATGTTGCATATGCAGGTCATGGAGATGCAAATCCCTTATGAACATAAGCAATCTGGAAACCACTGAACTGGCTTTACTTCAAAGAATACTGTTACTGGATAATAATTATTCATCCAGAATGTTAGAAGTATGCATAAGGGTAAAAAAAATCAGCAAATAAACTGAGGCAATGGAGCTATCCCAAGCTTAGCTAGTTCTGTAGTGGCGCCATATCTAGTTCAGTTTGGCCAACAAATCTGAAACTTTTCAGAAAACAGTCACAATACCAAGATCACCTATATGCAATGTAAATGATGATGCTGCCATTAGCACACCACATAAACACACCTCTCCTTTTTCCACTAGttccatgattttttttaaattatttattattatttctttATAGAAATTTATTGGAACGACATACAACAAGGTACAAAGATTGATATATCAGTATAAATGAAGCATCTTGTGGCTAATCGTGTGATGCCAAATTTATCTTCCGGGGATTTGGTATAAACCACACAGGGGCTGGCCAGTTGGACCAAAGCTGAGGTGATGCAATTCTTTCAACAGTGCAATTTCCAAGGTTGAGGACTCCAATATCACGCTCACTCTCCATGCTTCCAAAATGATAATAGCCATCATCATCAGTAAAATAGACATGACTGGACTTTAACTCTGGATATTCATCGGCACTCAAACAAAGTGATTGATTATACCCAAGAAACATCACAATGTCACATGAGCTAGTAATGTCTTCAAGATTTGCTGCAGCAAAATCCACTTTAAATACGTCAAACTTGTCAGTGAAGATCACATGAGAATCAGAGCCTGACTCAGGTTCCGAAACATCGTCATCCTCCCTATCTTCAGGTTCCAGCCCCGACACATCCGTCGCATCCTCAAGCTTGTGTTCTGAAATGTGCTCATCCTCCCCATCCTCAAGCCCCTGTTCTGAGACATCCTCATCCTCCCAACCCAAAGAGTTTCTTGACCTCCAAACTTGCAACAAATCACCGCATGGAGCTTGAGCAATGTACATATAGTTGCACTCCACGATGCAAGACTTCATTCTCCCCAGAACGATCGTTTGTGTTACTACAGGCGCACTGAGATCAAATGTACGGACTTCTCCGTGTGAATCCAATGCAAAGAGCAGGCTATCCTTGAAGAAACAATCTGCATAATCAACATGTGGTGGCAACCAAGTCCATCTATCATCCCCTGCTCTTGCAAATGAAAGCTGTGACTCTGGATTATGCTTGAGTACCACATAATAATCTCCGGTGGATGGATCAGATGACAGAAATGCCTTCCCGAAGAGGTAGTCCCGCAGCTCGCCAAGCGAAAAGACCGAGGGCGTAGGGAAGTCGTAGTCGGCTAAGAGCGGAGTGCCGGTGTACCATGAGTACTGATACTTGTGAAGAGCGCCGGCATCATCAAAGATGGGCTTCACCTGCTCAATGGTGGCGACGGAAGGCAGGGCGATCTGGTCACCGGTGATGGGGTTGAGGAGGTGCAGCTCGGACCTATCGTCGGCGGTGATGATCCAACCATGGTTGGAGCCGATCACATACCTGGTGCGAATAGGTGGGTCTGGAAGGGCTAGTGTGTAGGATTTGTTCTCCACGAGGCTGAAGAGGCCTGCAACACTCTCGCCGGCAGATTCAGAGGTGTATAGGAGGCACGGTGCCTGTGTCTGCCTGAAGAGCCCAAGATTGCAGAGCCTGTTGCAGGCGGAGCGCCATGATGAGCAGACGGAGCCTGCCCGGACGAGGTCGGGGGTCTCAAGGCTGGCGAATATGCACATCAGGATGTCCTCCGGCAGCTCCGGCGGTGTCGGCCGCTCCAGGATCTGGGGTTCACTGGGTAACAGACGATGGACGACGAGCAATTCGGCAAGCCTCTGTCCATACGTTGTCAGCACACCCGACAAGGCCAAACACCGGGTTATGCTGCTATCCATGAAGAGACAGAGCTCTGTTGTATGTTTCCCCAATTTCCCTCTCCCCTGTGCTTGATGATCTCTCCCGTAGATGCAGTAATACGAGACACGGAGCGACAGAGGGCAGGCAGGTGAAGTATGATACTCCTACTTATAGAACGCTAACTGAGGCCTCCTCGCCGTAGGTGAAGCAGATCCGACCCGGGATCGGGAGGGATATCGCCGGAATTTGATTTCCTGAATTAGAAAACAAAGACGCGGTCAGGAAAAGATACGGATTTTGTGTTATTTGCTGGATGGAGGAACGAGCTTCCACAAATTCGGAGTTCCCCTCCGTTTCGTTCTACGACTCTGTGCTAGCCCGGCAATGGCGAGAGGCGGAGAGTGCTAACCGGCGGAAGGCAGCAGGCGGCACAAGGAGATTGGCTGGGGtatggagaggaggagtaggagcagcagcagcagccacgcCGTCGCGTCCCACGGGGAAGAGTTTCGCGGCGAGGGTCCGTGGGAGCCAGCCGGAGgatccgcgtcgccgccgccgccccggcggaGGACTCTGGAAGGCCAGCTTAAGCATTTTTTTTAACCAGCTTAAGCATTTCAGCCCTTTCATAAAACTTAATTCTGGAACCTCCTTCTAAACTTGCTACAGCTGTAGTGTAAATTATTTTCACCTGGACCCTCGTCTAAAACTTACTTCcctctattttcttttctttgctacttcttcctctctttttttgTGTACAAACCCAATTTCAACTATACTAGCTCAACATATTAATTCAAAGCTTGACATGAGTATTTCTAATGCACACATTTCACCAACATTTCAAGTTCGTTGTTTTCAAGTTTAAATATTCAAAATCAAACACGGCATAGGGTCCAAATGAATTAATAATCCAAATAAAACATGATAAAAACACTACATTCAAGATCTATGAATTTGCCACAAGTGATCAATAGGATCAACTTAGAGTTGGTGATGAGCTTCCCGATTCTGCGATGTGCAGCGAGGAATCTCCGGACCATGTATCATTGATGTTTCGACTCCACATGTGCAGCATTGTAGGCGAAGTTAACACATGTTGATCATCCTTGATGATCATGTTGCGTAAGACAACACATGTTGTCAATGATCTGCCGCGGTATCTGTGGGTTCCAATACTCAACAGGACCACGAAATGTTTTGAAGCAAGCTTGAAGCACCCCAAATGTTGTACATCATTTCTCACGGATTCTTACCACTTTACAAGTGAGAGTTCTTGTTACCTTCTGGATGTTGAATTGTCTTCACACATGTGGTCCATGGAGGATAGGTGTCATATGCAAGGTAGTAGCACACGTTGTATCCATGGCCATTGGCAACATAGTTACAAGGTGGAGCCTGGCAAGCAAAAAGCCTTCCACGTAGGAGAAATCCATGTAGAACATTGAGGTCATTGTGCAAGCCATGCATTTGTAACACCCTAATTTTTGCTCCTCGGTTTTTCCTTTGCGAGATTTGGCGCCCGTTTTACGAGTTAATTGCTTTTTCTTTGGATTTTTTGTTGGATAATGACAATAAACCAGAAACTCTTCTCCTCGATCATAGAAATATTTCCATCAAAGCTACTTTCATAACTATCTAGTTACATGGTAGTGTTTGAGATATCCTAAGTGAGTCGGTCCTCATCTCGAGAACATGTGATGACCCTAGGTGGGAGAAACCCCTATTCTTAATGATTGCTTTGATATTTATAATAACTAGTgggtcctgttggggaacgtagtaatttcaaaaaaattcctacgcacacgcaagatcatggtgatgcatagcaactagaggggagagtgttgtccacgtaccctcgtagaccggaagcggaagcgttagcacaacgtggttgatgtagtcgtacgtattcacggcccgaccgatcaagcaccgaaactacggcaccttcgagttctagcacacgttcaactcgatgacgatcctcggtctccgatccagcaaagtgtcggggatgagtttcatcagcacgacggcgtggtgacgatcttgatgttttaccgtcgcagggctttgcctaagcaccgctacaatattatcgaggattatagtggagaggggcaccgcacacgcctaagagatcaatgatcaattgttgtgtctatgaggtgccctcctgcccccgtatataaaggagtggaggagggggccggccaaggagggtggcgcgccctagggggagtccaactcccacaaggagtaggactcccctttttcctattaggagtaggagagggaaggaagaggaaggagggaggaaggaaaggggggccggccccccctcccaattcggattgggcttggggggcgcccccacccttgctcctttcccctcctttccactaaggcccaataaggcccatatacctcccggggggttccgataacctcccggtgatccggtattgtcccaatctcacccggaaccttttcggtgtccaaatatagtcgtccaatatatcgatctttatgtctcgaccatttcgagactcctcgtcaagtccgtgatcacatccgagactccgaacaaccttcggtacatcaaaatatataaactcataatgaaactgtcatcgtaacgttaagcgtgcggaccctacgggttcgagaacaatgtagacatgaccgagacacgtctccggtcaataaccaatagcggaacctggatgctcatattggctcctacatattctacgaagatctttatcggtcagaccgcataacaacatacgtttgttccctttgtcatcggtatgttacttgaccgagatttgatcgtcggtatctcaatacctagttcaatctcgttaccggcaagtctctttactcgttccgtaatacatcatcccacagctaaattattagttgcaatgcttgcaaggcttatgtgatgtgcattaccgagagggcccagagatacctctccgacaatcggagcgacaaatcctaatctcaaaatatgccaacccaacaagtaccttcggagacacctgtagagcacctttataatcacccagttacgttgtgatgtttggtagcacacaaagtgttcctccggtaaacgggagttgcataatctcatagtcataggaacatgtataagtcatgaagaaagcaatagcaacaaactaaacgatcaagtgctaagctaacgaaatgtgtcaagtcaatcacatcattctcctaatgatgtgatcccgttaatcaaatgacaactcatgtctatggctaggaaacttaaccatcttcgatcaacgagctagtcaagtagaggcatactagtgacactatgtttgtctatgtattcacacatgtattatgtttccggttaatacaattctagcatgaataataaacatttatcatgatataaggaaataaataatgactttattattgcctctagggcatatttccttcagtctcccacttgcactagagtcaataatctagattacacagtaatgattctaacacccatggagccttggtgttgatcatgttttgctcgtggaagaggcttagtcagtgggtctgcaacattcagatccgtatgtatcttgcaaatttctatgtctcccacttggaataaatcccgaatggaattgaagtgtctcttgatgtgcttggttctcttgtgaaatctggattcctttgccaaggcaattgcaccagtattatcacaaaagattttcattggacccgatgcactaggtatgacacctagatcggatatgaactccttcatccagactccttcatttgctgcttctgaagcagctatgtactctgcttcacatgtagatcccgccacgatgctttgttttgaactgcaccaactgacagctcctctgtttagtaaaaatacgtatccggtttgcgatttagaatcgtccggatcagtgtcaaagcttgcatcagcgtaaccatttacgatgagctctttgtcacctccatatacgagaaacatatccttagtccttttcaggtaatttaggatgttcttgaccgctgtccagtgatccactcctggattactttggtacctccctgctagacttatagcaaggcacacatcaggtctggtacatagcattgcatacatgatagagcctatggctgaagcatagggaacatctttcattttctctctaccttCTGCGATGGtcagacattgagtcttactcaatttcacaccttgtaacacaggcaagaaccctttctttgcttgatccattttgaacttcttcaaaaccttgtcaaggtatgtgctttgtgaaagttcaattaagcgtcttgatctatctctatagatcttaatgcccaatatgtaagcagcttcaccgaggtctttcattgaaaaactctgattcaagtatccctttatgctatccagaaattttatattatttccaatcaataatatgtcatccacatataatatcagaaatgctacagagctcccactcactttcttgtaaatacaggcttctccaaaagtctgtataaaaccaaatgctttgatcacactatcaaagcgtttattccaactccgagaggcttgcaccagtccataaatggatcgctggagcttgcacactttgttagctccctttggatcgacaaaaccttctggttgcatcatatacaactcttcttccagaaatccattcaggaatgcagttttgacatccatttgccaaatttcataatcataaaatgcgacaattgctaacatgattcggacagacttaagcatcgctacgggtgagaaggtctcatcgtagtcaatcccttgaacttgtcgaaaaccttttgcaacaagtcgagctttatagatagtaacattaccgtcagcgtcagtcttcttcttgaagatccatttattctcaattgcttgccaatcaatgggcaagtcaaccaaagtccacactttgttctcatacatggatcccatctcagatttcatggcttctagccattttgcggaatctgggctcaccatcgcttcttcatagttcgtaggttcatcatgatctagtagcatgacttccagaacaggattaccgtaccactctggtgcggatcttactctggttgatctacgaggttcggtagtaacttgatctgaagtttcgtgatcattatcattagcttcctcactaattggtgtaggtgtcacagaaaccggtttctgtgatgtactactttccaataagggagtaggtacagttacctcatcaagttctacttttctcccactcacttctttcgagagaaactctttctctagaaaaactccgaatttagcaacaaaagtcttgccttcggatctgtgatagaaggtgtacccaacagtctcctttgggtatcctatgaagacacatttctccgatttgggttcaagcttatcaggttgaagc
This portion of the Triticum dicoccoides isolate Atlit2015 ecotype Zavitan chromosome 7A, WEW_v2.0, whole genome shotgun sequence genome encodes:
- the LOC119327875 gene encoding uncharacterized protein LOC119327875; the encoded protein is MDSSITRCLALSGVLTTYGQRLAELLVVHRLLPSEPQILERPTPPELPEDILMCIFASLETPDLVRAGSVCSSWRSACNRLCNLGLFRQTQAPCLLYTSESAGESVAGLFSLVENKSYTLALPDPPIRTRYVIGSNHGWIITADDRSELHLLNPITGDQIALPSVATIEQVKPIFDDAGALHKYQYSWYTGTPLLADYDFPTPSVFSLGELRDYLFGKAFLSSDPSTGDYYVVLKHNPESQLSFARAGDDRWTWLPPHVDYADCFFKDSLLFALDSHGEVRTFDLSAPVVTQTIVLGRMKSCIVECNYMYIAQAPCGDLLQVWRSRNSLGWEDEDVSEQGLEDGEDEHISEHKLEDATDVSGLEPEDREDDDVSEPESGSDSHVIFTDKFDVFKVDFAAANLEDITSSCDIVMFLGYNQSLCLSADEYPELKSSHVYFTDDDGYYHFGSMESERDIGVLNLGNCTVERIASPQLWSNWPAPVWFIPNPRKINLASHD